In Montipora foliosa isolate CH-2021 chromosome 13, ASM3666993v2, whole genome shotgun sequence, one DNA window encodes the following:
- the LOC137982111 gene encoding retinoblastoma-binding protein 5 homolog isoform X1, with the protein MNLELLQSFGQSYPEEYDGSLDSVSVAVTATFNRRGSLLAVGCNDGRIVIWDFLTRGIAKIISAHVHPVTSVSWSRNGRKLLSGSTDWNVSVWDVLSGECDQKYRFQSPVSKVQFHPRNNKVILVCPMKHAPVLVKLDGQHHSLPTGGESEQNIVASFDRKGEYIYTGNSKGKVLVIDAEAHKVVTEFRIQTGTSANTAVKAIEFARRGSAFLINSQDRIIRVFDSQIVLSCQGTEGAEPEPIQKLQDLVNRTLWKKCCFSGDGEYICAGSSRTHALYIWEKGVGNLVKILHGTKGELLLDVVWHPIRPIIASISSGVVSVWAQNHVENWSAFAPDFKELDENVEYEEKENEFDIEDEDEEAEVPSETEAGEEDEVDVCTVERIPALCSSDEENDEDPDSIYYLPVAPEIDDPEETAWTQENEVHPTDNDRKRTASQETGGESQKKKIKVIDIRNSSSEQESRAHGKHKTSPKSKPFTSEQTSATDLEGASTVEKTNELDKPTNNVHMDSVFE; encoded by the exons ATGAATCTTGAACTTCTCC aGTCTTTTGGTCAAAGCTACCCAGAG GAATATGATGGTAGCTTGGACTCAGTTAGTGTGGCAGTGACAGCAACTTTTAATCGGAGAGGGTCACTCTTAGCTGTGGGCTGTAATGATGGCCGTATTGTCATCTGGGATTTTTTAACAAGAGGAATTGCTAAGATTATCAGTGCACATGTACATCCAGTTACCTCAGTCAG TTGGAGTCGAAATGGTCGTAAATTATTGAGTGGTTCCACAGACTGGAATGTGTCCGTATGGGATGTCCTCTCTGGGGAGTGTGATCAGAAATATCGCTTTCAATCTCCTGTCAGCAAAGTACAGTTCCACCCCAGAAACAA TAAAGTGATCCTTGTTTGTCCAATGAAGCATGCACCAGTGCTAGTGAAATTGGATGGCCAGCATCACTCATTGCCAACTGGTGGAGAG TCTGAACAGAACATAGTGGCATCATTTGACAGGAAAGGAGAATACATTTACACAGGCAATTCCAAAGGAAAG GTGTTGGTCATTGATGCTGAGGCACATAAG GTGGTAACAGAATTCAGAATACAAACAGGGACAAGTGCAAATACAGCTGTTAAGGCCATTGAGTTTGCCAGAAGGGGAAG tgCATTTCTCATCAACTCCCAAGACAGAATAATCAGAGTGTTTGACAGTCAGATTGTGCTCTCGTGTCAAGGGACTGAAGGTGCTGAGCCTGAACCAATACAAAAGCTCCAAGATCTTGTTAATAG AACACTATGGAAGAAATGCTGCTTCTCTGGTGATGGAGAATATATCTGTGCAG GATCATCCAGGACTCATGCATTGTACATCTGGGAAAAGGGAGTTGGCAATCTTGTTAAGATTCTTCATGGAACCAAGGGAGAATTGTTGCTTGATGTAGTG tgGCATCCAATCCGACCCATAATTGCATCCATTTCAAGTGGAGTGGTTTCAGTCTGGGCTCAGAATCATGTT GAAAACTGGAGCGCTTTTGCGCCAGACTTCAAAGAGCTGGATGAGAATGTTGAGtacgaagaaaaagaaaatgagttTGATATT GAAGACGAAGATGAAGAAGCCGAGGTACCGTCTGAGACAGAAGCTGGGGAAGAAGATGAAGTTGATGTTTGCACGGTAGAAAGGATTCCAGCTCTGTGTAGCAG TGACGAAGAGAATGATGAAGATCCAGACTCTATTtattaccttcctgtagcaccCGAGATTGATGATCCTGAGGAAACTGCATGGACTCAGGAG AACGAAGTTCATCCGACTGACAACGATCGCAAAAGGACCGCCTCTCAGGAAACTGGGGGTGAGTCGCAGAAGAAGAAAATTAAAGTGATTGATATTCGAAATAGTTCAAGCGAACAAGAAAGCAGGGCACACG GAAAGCACAAAACGTCTCCCAAGAGCAAACCTTTTACGTCTGAACAGACATCAGCCACTGATCTGGAAGGCGCTTCTACTGTGGAGAAGACGAACGAGCTAGACAAACCAACCAACAACGTACACATGGATTCGGTCTTCGAATAA
- the LOC137982111 gene encoding retinoblastoma-binding protein 5 homolog isoform X2, with the protein MNLELLQSFGQSYPEEYDGSLDSVSVAVTATFNRRGSLLAVGCNDGRIVIWDFLTRGIAKIISAHVHPVTSVSWSRNGRKLLSGSTDWNVSVWDVLSGECDQKYRFQSPVSKVQFHPRNNKVILVCPMKHAPVLVKLDGQHHSLPTGGESEQNIVASFDRKGEYIYTGNSKGKVLVIDAEAHKVVTEFRIQTGTSANTAVKAIEFARRGSAFLINSQDRIIRVFDSQIVLSCQGTEGAEPEPIQKLQDLVNRTLWKKCCFSGDGEYICAGSSRTHALYIWEKGVGNLVKILHGTKGELLLDVVWHPIRPIIASISSGVVSVWAQNHVENWSAFAPDFKELDENVEYEEKENEFDIEDEDEEAEVPSETEAGEEDEVDVCTVERIPALCSSDEENDEDPDSIYYLPVAPEIDDPEETAWTQENEVHPTDNDRKRTASQETGGKHKTSPKSKPFTSEQTSATDLEGASTVEKTNELDKPTNNVHMDSVFE; encoded by the exons ATGAATCTTGAACTTCTCC aGTCTTTTGGTCAAAGCTACCCAGAG GAATATGATGGTAGCTTGGACTCAGTTAGTGTGGCAGTGACAGCAACTTTTAATCGGAGAGGGTCACTCTTAGCTGTGGGCTGTAATGATGGCCGTATTGTCATCTGGGATTTTTTAACAAGAGGAATTGCTAAGATTATCAGTGCACATGTACATCCAGTTACCTCAGTCAG TTGGAGTCGAAATGGTCGTAAATTATTGAGTGGTTCCACAGACTGGAATGTGTCCGTATGGGATGTCCTCTCTGGGGAGTGTGATCAGAAATATCGCTTTCAATCTCCTGTCAGCAAAGTACAGTTCCACCCCAGAAACAA TAAAGTGATCCTTGTTTGTCCAATGAAGCATGCACCAGTGCTAGTGAAATTGGATGGCCAGCATCACTCATTGCCAACTGGTGGAGAG TCTGAACAGAACATAGTGGCATCATTTGACAGGAAAGGAGAATACATTTACACAGGCAATTCCAAAGGAAAG GTGTTGGTCATTGATGCTGAGGCACATAAG GTGGTAACAGAATTCAGAATACAAACAGGGACAAGTGCAAATACAGCTGTTAAGGCCATTGAGTTTGCCAGAAGGGGAAG tgCATTTCTCATCAACTCCCAAGACAGAATAATCAGAGTGTTTGACAGTCAGATTGTGCTCTCGTGTCAAGGGACTGAAGGTGCTGAGCCTGAACCAATACAAAAGCTCCAAGATCTTGTTAATAG AACACTATGGAAGAAATGCTGCTTCTCTGGTGATGGAGAATATATCTGTGCAG GATCATCCAGGACTCATGCATTGTACATCTGGGAAAAGGGAGTTGGCAATCTTGTTAAGATTCTTCATGGAACCAAGGGAGAATTGTTGCTTGATGTAGTG tgGCATCCAATCCGACCCATAATTGCATCCATTTCAAGTGGAGTGGTTTCAGTCTGGGCTCAGAATCATGTT GAAAACTGGAGCGCTTTTGCGCCAGACTTCAAAGAGCTGGATGAGAATGTTGAGtacgaagaaaaagaaaatgagttTGATATT GAAGACGAAGATGAAGAAGCCGAGGTACCGTCTGAGACAGAAGCTGGGGAAGAAGATGAAGTTGATGTTTGCACGGTAGAAAGGATTCCAGCTCTGTGTAGCAG TGACGAAGAGAATGATGAAGATCCAGACTCTATTtattaccttcctgtagcaccCGAGATTGATGATCCTGAGGAAACTGCATGGACTCAGGAG AACGAAGTTCATCCGACTGACAACGATCGCAAAAGGACCGCCTCTCAGGAAACTGGGG GAAAGCACAAAACGTCTCCCAAGAGCAAACCTTTTACGTCTGAACAGACATCAGCCACTGATCTGGAAGGCGCTTCTACTGTGGAGAAGACGAACGAGCTAGACAAACCAACCAACAACGTACACATGGATTCGGTCTTCGAATAA